The genomic DNA CCGGCGGTCAGGCCCCCGGCGCCGAGCCAGCGGAACACCGCGTCGTAGGCGGACAGGATCTGCGGGTACTCCACCTGCGACTTCACCAGCCGGGTGTACGCCTCGCGGTGGGCCGGCTCGGTGCGGTGCGGGGCCGTCAGGCCGGCCGCGCGGGCCGGGTCGATCGGGACGCACATCTCCACCGGGCCGTCGCCATCCTCGTTGACCTCGCCGTGGTAGACCACGAACGGCGCGCCGGCCACGCCGCCGTACTCGGCCGCGAGGCCGATCAGCCGGTCGCAGGACCGCGGGATCCACACCGGCAGCTCCTCCGGCCGGATGTGCCGCTGCTCGGTCAGCACCAGCTGCTCCGGCACCTCGCGCTGCTTGATCTCGTACATGTCCGTCATCCCTTCGCCACCCGACAGTTGGACGCGGAGGTGGTCCGCCAGCGAGCGCTGGCCGGCGACCCGCCGTTCGACGCCCTCCCAGTACCGGGCCACCGCCTCCGCCGCCTCGGGGCCCGGCAGGGCGAGCACCTCGGCGATGGTGGCGAGCGGCATGTCCAGCCCGCGCAGCAGCACGATCAGCCGGGCCTCGTCCAGCCGGCCCTCCCGGTAGTACCGGTAGCCGGTGGCCGGGTCCACCCGGTCGGGCCGCAGCACGCCCTGGCGGTCGTACAGCCGCAGCGCCTTCTGCGACAGCCGTGCCCGCCGGGCGAACGCCCCGATGCTGAGCAGTTCCTCCACGGCGTCCACCCTCCGGTCTCCCCCAGGGTCAAGGTCAAACGGACCGGGCCGCGTCCTCCGCGTCGCGCAGGACGCGCACCGCGTTGTGCCAGGTGAGCTTCCCCAGGTCCGCCTCGGACCAGCCCCGGTCCAGCAGTTCGGCGATCAGGTTGGGGTAGCCCGCGACGTCGTCGAGGCCGGCGGAGGTGAAGGCGGTGCCGTCGAAGTCGCCGCCGATGCCGAGGTGGTCGACGCCGGCGACCTCGCGCATGTGGTCGAGGTGGTCGGCGACGGTCGCGGCGGTGGGGACCGGGCGCGGATGGGCGGCCTCGAAGGCGCGCTGGACGGCCATCGCCTCCGGGGTGGTCTCCAGCGGGTGGAGGCCGTTGGCGCGCATGTTCTCGTCGGCGGCGAGGGTCCACTCGATCGCGGCGGGCAGCACGAACTTGGGCACGAAGGTCACCATCGCCACCCCGCCGTTGCCGGGCAGCTGCGCCAGCACGTCGTCGGGGATGTTGCGCGGGTGGTCGCAGACCGCGCGGGAGGAGGAGTGCGAGAAGATCACCGGCGCCCGGGTGACCCGGAGCGCGTCGCGCATCGTGTCGGCGGAGACGTGCGAGAGGTCGACCAGCATGCCGATCCGGTTCATCTCCCGCACCACGTCCTCGCCGAAGGCCGAGAGGCCGCCGTGGACGGGCGTGTCGGTGGCGGAGTCGGCCCACGGCACGTTGGAGTTGTGGGTGAGCGTCAGGTACCGGACGCCGAGCGTGTGCAGCGCGCGCAGGGTGGCCAGCGAGGAGTTGATGGAGTGTCCGCCCTCGGCGCCCATCAGCGAGGCGATCCGACCCTCGGCGCGGGCGGCCTCCAGCTCGTCGGCGGTGCGGGCGAGCCGCAGCCGGTCGGCGTGCCGCTCGGTCATCGCGTGGACGAAGTCGATCTGCTCCAGGGTGGCGCTGACCGCGTCGTCCCCGGCGAGTTCGGCCGGGACGTAGACCGACCAGAACTGCGCACCGACGCCGCCCGCCCGCAGGCGGTCGAGGTCGGTGTGCAGCCGGTGGCTCTGGTCGGCCGCCAGGTCGACGGCGTCCAGGTCGTAGCCGGCCTGGGCGCGCATCGCCCAGGGGAGGTCGTTGTGGCCGTCCACCACGGGGGTGGTGCGGAGGACGGCCCGGGCACGGTCGAGCAGTTCGGGGTTCATGGCCCCCGT from Kitasatospora terrestris includes the following:
- a CDS encoding MerR family transcriptional regulator, whose translation is MDAVEELLSIGAFARRARLSQKALRLYDRQGVLRPDRVDPATGYRYYREGRLDEARLIVLLRGLDMPLATIAEVLALPGPEAAEAVARYWEGVERRVAGQRSLADHLRVQLSGGEGMTDMYEIKQREVPEQLVLTEQRHIRPEELPVWIPRSCDRLIGLAAEYGGVAGAPFVVYHGEVNEDGDGPVEMCVPIDPARAAGLTAPHRTEPAHREAYTRLVKSQVEYPQILSAYDAVFRWLGAGGLTAGDAPREVYFADWSLIGPADEACDIAVPVV
- a CDS encoding dipeptidase yields the protein MNPELLDRARAVLRTTPVVDGHNDLPWAMRAQAGYDLDAVDLAADQSHRLHTDLDRLRAGGVGAQFWSVYVPAELAGDDAVSATLEQIDFVHAMTERHADRLRLARTADELEAARAEGRIASLMGAEGGHSINSSLATLRALHTLGVRYLTLTHNSNVPWADSATDTPVHGGLSAFGEDVVREMNRIGMLVDLSHVSADTMRDALRVTRAPVIFSHSSSRAVCDHPRNIPDDVLAQLPGNGGVAMVTFVPKFVLPAAIEWTLAADENMRANGLHPLETTPEAMAVQRAFEAAHPRPVPTAATVADHLDHMREVAGVDHLGIGGDFDGTAFTSAGLDDVAGYPNLIAELLDRGWSEADLGKLTWHNAVRVLRDAEDAARSV